Genomic window (Gasterosteus aculeatus chromosome 1, fGasAcu3.hap1.1, whole genome shotgun sequence):
TCTTGTTGGTACTTCAGCATAAACACTCATTGCTGCGTAGGTACAAGTGCATGCAGCCTAAACTAAGTTAGTACTCACGGGACTAAACAAGACGCACTGTAGAGATTCTGCTTTGAGACGAGTAACGTGAAGGAAAGTCAGAGAGAAGTTGGAACTGAACATCCACAGCAGGCTCCTGTCACTGTGCTGTGTTGTAGTTAAATAACACAGCGAAGAAGTTCATTTTTGTGGGACTGTGTTACAACCAATCTTTTAACTATTTTTTgtaaaggaaaagaaaggatTAGTTATTAACACTTTAACCTTACCGTCTAAGGCATAACAAAGAATGTGTTCTTTGTcgtttcaggaatcaggaaacatttattgccatgatacgtcagacatacaaggaatttgacttggtggttggctCATAACAGCAGAGAGTACGACGACAATGGAAGACAATCGACATTGTCACATGTTCTCCTCCATGTAGTTAGATCTGGTAGTGCTTATTCATGATCTGCTAATCAGCTTTAATCTGTACTGAGACAGTAAATAAAATAGGTTCTCAGAAATTGAAATCATTTCAACACAACATTTGTATTGATTCAACACCAAACTGTCCCAACCTGAAGACAAATATTTACACGCTTGTGACATTGTAACAGCACAGAAGGCCATTACATTGAGTAAGTTTATTCTCACATCTCAGAGGACGGCGGTTTTACAGTCTGTCTCCCATCAtctgaagcagcagctgcagcagaaagagcagcagtggAGACAGAGGTGTGAGCAGCTGGAGGCCCAAGTACAGCACCTCCAGGAGGATcgagaggagctgcagagcagaCTTGAGGGCAGCCATGCACAGGAAGGTAGATCCCTGGATCATCACGCAAACCTTAAATGTGCTTGGGATTTTTGGAAACTGGACATTTGGTAAATTTCTTCCCCAATCAGCTCCAAAATACACCATAGCGATCAATGCACCAATCCATGAAATAATGCAACATATTATTTATAACAGTTGTATGCACGAGGCAGAAAGTAGTAACACATAAAGATGGTGGACTAAAAAAATCACTGTTATTATGAAGTGAATATATGGCTGAATAATTACAGAAATTTAAGTTTGTGTGGTCAAGTTGAAGCTTGGTGTTTGGTGTTTAGTTTTCATTAGGTTTTCCCGGACAAGTTTTAGCGTGTCAAGAATCTTACCACAGTAATGTGAGCCATAGGGTGGAGACAGTTTGCTGACTCTTGTTTTCTTGTACTGacaggaaaaacacaacgtAATATTAGTTCTTAAAAGTGTTTAATTCATGTGGCAGGTGATCACTCGTTTTAAGTTATGAATGTGACGCCTGCAGCGCTCCAATGCTTCACGCAAACAACTTTAACTTAAGAATTAAGTACTTTATTTCAGTTTATGCACAACGGTTTAACAATAAGGGACAATAGTATGTGTTTTGAAAGACACACCTTATTTTGCTGCAGCACCAGTATGTCTATAGTGCAGTATgtctacagtaaatccagatcatagaccaaacaaaaaacatccctCCATGAATGTATGTGCGATggctttggtttggttttagcCGGTTTGGAGATATTTCTACAGATACAACGCAGCTCATGGAATGTTGTTTGTGCTATGTGGCAGAACGAAATGCATCTGAACCAAGATGAACTCTGGATAATCCCCTTCGTTGCTGTAAGACGGTTGTTCTAATGGAACTTGCCTCGGTGGTGTTAGAGATGTATCTCAAACCCTGGGAATGTAGTACAGAAACAGTGTAACACGTCAGTGCTGTGTGCAGTATTGTCAGTTTGAACGTAGTAATCTTCATTACTTCATCTTCATCGTTTTTCACCATGTGAGCAATATAGCGCTACCTATTGCATtgctgaatgatgtcatcaactGGTGATCCTGACTCTAAATTCAGGGTAAAAGAAGGttccctgtctgtgtgtgcagaccGCGCCCAGAGGCAAGAGCGGGAGGTGATGCTGAAGCTCAAGGAGGTGGTGGACAAGCAGAGAGATGAGCTGAGGGCAAAAGGCCAGGAGATAACCACCATTTCCAAAGAGGCAGAGGCGGtaaggagaaacacacacgtatGTTCATGGCCGGAAACAACTTGCCCGCGCACAGCTTCTCCCCTCGTTCTTCATACATCGTCATCCTTTACCCGATGAGCCGCCGGTCACTTGGTTTCTGGCCTGAAGATGATAGTTCAAGGAAAGCTGTTGTCCTTCAAAtttggacgcacacacacttttgtgaTATTTCTGGCTGGGGCTATTAAGGTCGGTTTGCTTAAAGGCCTCCTTTCATGTTGCTGACATGTCAAGatgacatgttttaaaaaaatatatttaatggcGCGTAGTTACATAGTTGTGTAACACTTGCAGCTCCGTCCCCCAGACTTTTCCAAATGTCACCAATGGAGACGTTTTCCACAATTGCCGATAGATTGTCTTTTTGGTTCAGCTGGGGCTTGTTTCTAATGAGTTCAACTACATTCATACCATGTCGGGGCCAGTGGTTGATCTCTGTATGTGCGTGTTGTGCAGCTCCAGGAGCAGTTGGAGCGCTTCATGAAGATGAACGCGGAGCTGCGACACAAGCAGAACGTGCTGCAGGCGCAGCTGAAGAGCACCGTGGAGAGGAAGGCCGACATGGAGGCCGACCTGAAGGAGAAAACCAAAGAGATAGAAAACCTCCAAACCCAGATGGACAAAACCAACAGCAACAGCCCGGTACGCACTGCTCTTAAACCCCTCATTCACACGTCCTATTTCTACTCCTCTcatagagtgtgtgtttgcttctcGAATTCAGTGatgcatttacattttattaaaaaattcGATCAGCTTCATTATTGATCCAGACAACTCATTCTGCTGCGTgacttgtttttaaatgtcctgGAAAAGACCTGAgtatttaaaaaggtaaattGACAGAAAGGTTAAAAATATTGTACTACTAATcaaactacaaagagacacttcTGTATTGTCTGACCGAGCAAGGATGAATGCAGGCAATCGGCTCAAAGCCGAAGTATAAAGGCCACCAAAACAATCATCAGGACTCGACAGTGTGATGTTGACTGTGGTTTTAAGCAGTTTTGACCTCATGTCTCTGTTCTCCCATCAGTCCAGTTCGAGTCTGATGGCGCGCGAGTccaagacaaagaaaacagttgacCAGAAGGATCCCGACAGGCCGTGCTTCACCAAAAAGGAGGTGCGCGACATCATTTTTGAGAGGAACGAGCTCAAAACCAACCTCTTCCTGGTGCAGGAGGAACTCAACTACTATCAGAGGtgggtttgctgtgtgtgtgtgcgcgcgcgtgtgtgtaaaAGCGTTTCCATAGCGATCTGAATGTTTCAAAGGAAGAtgattgtgtgtttctgcagggaGATCCTGAATGAAGAGCGGTGCCCAGGTTTCCTGTTAGAAGCCGTCGGCTCTGCCAtcaaaaaaaggagaaagctCATTAAAGCAAAGATGCTCGGCATCGGGGTCAACGACTACAGCAGCAGGTCTCTCAGAAACACGCGTTCACATCACATCCAGACACAACGAGCCGGGGTAGAGATCTCTTCAAAAGCGATGTTTTGATTTACAATCACTGTTTGTTGTGCAgtgacgaggaggagaggggttCTCTCTTTGGGCCGACACGAGTAGATGGCTCCGAAGTTGACGGCGCTGACAAACCGGCCGAGTCGCGCATTCGTAATCTGTAAGTTCAACTTTGACTCACGCTGTCACACTGCAAAGCTCACGCAAAGCGCCAGAAGGGATGTGGTTGTATGAAAGTATCTGTCACtgcttatgttttttttttggagaaaagtgtattttcttacCCACATGGGCTTTACAGTGGTGTAAATGTGTACCTTTGACCCAGAGGTCGGTCTGACTCGCACAGACGGTTTCTCCGGACATGAAACCTCAGGATTATCGTTGTGCTGTTTGTCTGaagcctgaggggggggggagagaaaagtttAGGAAAACTCTCTTCATTTTAAGGCTATTTACCCACTGAAGCAAGTTGCCTTAATTAGGACTAAATTAAACTCCTCAGCTTGTGACACAAAATGTGGTTCagggaaaaaaaacctcacgTGGACATTTGAATGCGTTTGAAAAAcccaaaagcaaaaataaagtaaatggaAGGAACttgcttttctttccatttccctttttcttaCTTTCCTCTCTTACTGTTTGTACCCGTATATTTTCATATAAGAGAAAAACTGTCATTAATTTTATTGAAGTAGAATGTTAACACCGAAACACACTTTAGAGTTTTTactgggtcgtcgtggcgcaggggttagagaaggtgtgctgggaagcacaaggttggtggttcgagtccaggctgccccatgttccatgtcgaagtgtccctgagcaagacacctaacccctaattgctccccgggcaaaaatgtgaaaaagccatgggtttaaagtgaaatgtaagtcgctttggataaaagcgtctgctaaatgacctgtaatgtaatgtaatgtactagTATTTCAGCAACAAAATAGATGTTTTTGATGGATTAGGTTTACCCTTAGATTAAGTCCATTTTCTCTGAAATGTGCACATGTTGAGATACACCAACACGCTCCAACTAATGAGGAATAAGGACTGGTTCTAACAGGGTGTAACTCGCAGGGAAGGAAATCTTATTTACACGGCAACAATTTGAGAAAATGTACTCGTAAAATAAGTAGAGGGCAGTAAGTAACGCGAATGTCACATTAATGGCATTAACCACCGTTAAATGCAAACTAGGAGCAGCAGCAACCCAGATGTTATTGTCTCTGATTCCGGCACttatttcatttctctctgtTGAAGCTGTCACCGATTCGAGAACTCCGTTATACCAGGACTATATTTAGCAGTAATTCCTGACAGTGGATCTGACCTCAGGCCTGTTCTGCTCTTTTGTCTGCAGCTTTGGCTTCCTGACCCGTTCTTCGGGCAACGGCCGGAGCTCCGCCCACACGAGCAACTCCGCCTCCAGCTGGGAGATCATCGGAGACTCAGAGACCGCTGATGAGAAGGGAACCGCCGCCCCTGAGTACGCCACGCtgagttcacattgaggggggGAGACCCCCCTTCCCCTCAGTCCAGACTTCTTCCTCAGCTTGTGACACAAAATGTGgttcaggaaagaaaaaaaacctcacgTGAACATTTGAACGAAGCCCCAGTGTGAAAGACACAAAAGCagagtgtgagaaaaagaaagtgaatggAAGGGAactagcttttcttttttccatttccccttttcttactttcttgtcttgctgtttGTACCCTTATATTTTGATATAAGTGGTCATAAATACGTATATAGTGTACTAGTAATACAGCATAAATGGTACATCACAGTACAAAATACATAACGTGATACTTTTAAACCACATATAGATTCCTCAAGTATAAATACAACGGTCTTTTTCATCATCAGGAAAGTGTAATAATAAGTTAttgcacatatatatttatatagatctacaaacatttttaacaaaaacCAAAGACACCATGAAATATATTATGAAATTCACCCCTCCAGTAATATAAGTTCACAATCAAAATTTCCTTTGAACTTTTTAAGCCATCTGACTCGTGTATTTTTTATGATTTGAAGCACTTTTATGATGAAGTTTCTGTCGTACCAGCCTATTGCAGCTAGGAGAGCCTTAATTAAGCACTTGTATTGTTATAAGATATGTTTTCTTATGTTCTGTCATTGCAGAGATTCAAAGCCTTTGactggtgcgtgtgtgtttgatgccGGTGC
Coding sequences:
- the rilp gene encoding RILP-like protein 1 isoform X1, encoding METPEARAEGCLHRNFSALTVDDVYEIAKLIGTDVERIIDGCGKDCAAGLVPKIVKVLELLENFASRNHAHKAREEELLKTFETMQLQQKKRAGKEGDEANDANEMRRTAVLQSVSHHLKQQLQQKEQQWRQRCEQLEAQVQHLQEDREELQSRLEGSHAQEDRAQRQEREVMLKLKEVVDKQRDELRAKGQEITTISKEAEALQEQLERFMKMNAELRHKQNVLQAQLKSTVERKADMEADLKEKTKEIENLQTQMDKTNSNSPSSSSLMARESKTKKTVDQKDPDRPCFTKKEVRDIIFERNELKTNLFLVQEELNYYQREILNEERCPGFLLEAVGSAIKKRRKLIKAKMLGIGVNDYSSSDEEERGSLFGPTRVDGSEVDGADKPAESRIRNLFGFLTRSSGNGRSSAHTSNSASSWEIIGDSETADEKGTAAPEYATLSSH
- the rilp gene encoding RILP-like protein 1 isoform X2; this encodes METPEARAEGCLHRNFSALTVDDVYEIAKLIGTDVERIIDGCGKDCAAGLVPKIVKVLELLENFASRNHAHKAREEELLKTFETMQLQQKKRAGKEGDEANDANEMRQQLQQKEQQWRQRCEQLEAQVQHLQEDREELQSRLEGSHAQEDRAQRQEREVMLKLKEVVDKQRDELRAKGQEITTISKEAEALQEQLERFMKMNAELRHKQNVLQAQLKSTVERKADMEADLKEKTKEIENLQTQMDKTNSNSPSSSSLMARESKTKKTVDQKDPDRPCFTKKEVRDIIFERNELKTNLFLVQEELNYYQREILNEERCPGFLLEAVGSAIKKRRKLIKAKMLGIGVNDYSSSDEEERGSLFGPTRVDGSEVDGADKPAESRIRNLFGFLTRSSGNGRSSAHTSNSASSWEIIGDSETADEKGTAAPEYATLSSH
- the rilp gene encoding RILP-like protein 1 isoform X3; translated protein: METPEARAEGCLHRNFSALTVDDVYEIAKLIGTDVERIIDGCGKDCAAGLVPKIVKVLELLENFASRNHAHKAREEELLKTFETMQLQQKKRAGKEGDEANDANEMRQLQQKEQQWRQRCEQLEAQVQHLQEDREELQSRLEGSHAQEDRAQRQEREVMLKLKEVVDKQRDELRAKGQEITTISKEAEALQEQLERFMKMNAELRHKQNVLQAQLKSTVERKADMEADLKEKTKEIENLQTQMDKTNSNSPSSSSLMARESKTKKTVDQKDPDRPCFTKKEVRDIIFERNELKTNLFLVQEELNYYQREILNEERCPGFLLEAVGSAIKKRRKLIKAKMLGIGVNDYSSSDEEERGSLFGPTRVDGSEVDGADKPAESRIRNLFGFLTRSSGNGRSSAHTSNSASSWEIIGDSETADEKGTAAPEYATLSSH